Proteins encoded together in one Aminipila butyrica window:
- a CDS encoding dynamin family protein, which produces MMDSVMDITNKIQELLDSSEICRQEAARVEKLRHKLEAQEMTVSVIGQFKRGKSTLVNAILQEKLLPVGIVPVTSVVTRIQYGEPSASVHFDNGIIQPIDLEQLPTYINEQENPGNRLCVSSVSLHTPAPFLEGGVTFVDTPGVGSAHQHNSDVAYAFVKESDAVIFMLSVDSPINQIEIDFLQNAREHAAKFYFAVNKIDQVDPEDLDAYIAYCRKLLCSLMEVDQVSLFPVSAKFGTGLAELTDRLQEDCQTSVREILEESAARKLKDILGSALSRLNLYWTALKMPIGKMDLRFRKMTEVLNQLQEQGRQAALNLDEAGDAGRYVDASNLLELELNRMKKQLSASAKELFGLEYHYELAELDLGEGYQQAASGDSLENLKNKFLSQVQQLCQEMESTLNLILMYREKNTITVARRMEDLNKLNRQLRDLKNRL; this is translated from the coding sequence ATGATGGATTCAGTGATGGATATAACAAATAAGATTCAGGAATTACTAGATAGTTCAGAAATATGCAGACAGGAAGCAGCCCGGGTAGAGAAACTTCGTCACAAGTTGGAGGCCCAGGAAATGACCGTGTCTGTCATCGGCCAGTTTAAACGGGGCAAGAGCACGTTGGTCAATGCCATTTTGCAGGAGAAGCTGCTGCCGGTGGGCATCGTTCCGGTAACTTCCGTGGTGACCAGGATTCAATATGGAGAGCCGTCGGCGTCAGTACACTTTGATAATGGGATTATTCAGCCCATCGATTTGGAGCAGCTGCCAACTTATATTAACGAACAAGAAAACCCCGGGAATCGGCTATGTGTCTCCTCGGTGAGCCTGCATACGCCGGCGCCTTTCTTAGAGGGCGGCGTAACCTTTGTGGATACTCCGGGAGTCGGTTCTGCTCATCAGCATAACTCAGATGTGGCTTATGCCTTTGTCAAGGAAAGCGATGCGGTTATCTTTATGCTTTCTGTGGACAGCCCCATCAATCAAATTGAGATTGATTTTTTACAAAATGCCAGGGAGCATGCCGCTAAATTTTATTTTGCCGTGAACAAGATTGATCAGGTGGACCCAGAAGATTTAGACGCTTATATAGCTTATTGCCGCAAGCTATTGTGCAGCCTCATGGAAGTCGATCAGGTTTCCCTTTTTCCAGTGAGTGCTAAATTTGGCACAGGTCTGGCAGAACTGACAGACCGCCTTCAAGAGGATTGTCAGACTTCTGTCCGGGAGATTCTGGAGGAATCTGCGGCCAGGAAACTAAAAGACATTTTAGGATCTGCTTTGTCTCGACTAAATCTGTATTGGACAGCCCTAAAAATGCCAATCGGCAAAATGGATTTGCGATTTCGGAAGATGACGGAAGTTTTGAATCAGCTACAGGAACAGGGCCGGCAGGCTGCCTTAAATTTGGACGAGGCAGGTGATGCAGGCCGCTATGTCGATGCCTCCAATCTGCTGGAGTTGGAGTTGAACCGGATGAAGAAGCAGCTGTCTGCTTCGGCAAAGGAACTTTTTGGCTTGGAATATCATTATGAACTGGCCGAACTGGATCTGGGAGAGGGATACCAGCAAGCCGCTTCTGGAGACAGTCTGGAAAACTTAAAGAATAAGTTTTTGAGTCAGGTCCAGCAGTTGTGCCAGGAGATGGAAAGTACCTTGAATCTGATTCTCATGTACCGAGAGAAGAATACAATCACCGTAGCCAGACGGATGGAAGACTTGAATAAACTGAACCGGCAGCTGAGGGACTTGAAGAATCGACTTTAG
- a CDS encoding MarR family winged helix-turn-helix transcriptional regulator has protein sequence MDTKKQEENPLVESAEQIARLLKTARKELGDYTFEKARQFGFTGPQLFLAFVLQKHPGLSLQELSDKLSLSKSTVSGMVDRLVGQGDVIREIAPGDRRSVKIFLSPDFAQRHNLLEIKRQLMTDLIRNVPEEDLELVTKGLEKICQIVQKAKSESEPELK, from the coding sequence ATGGACACAAAGAAACAAGAGGAAAATCCCTTGGTGGAATCAGCGGAGCAAATTGCTCGGCTGCTGAAGACTGCCCGTAAAGAGCTGGGAGATTATACCTTTGAAAAAGCCAGGCAGTTTGGGTTTACTGGGCCACAGCTGTTTTTAGCCTTTGTACTCCAGAAACATCCAGGCCTCAGCCTTCAGGAACTCAGCGATAAGCTGAGCCTGTCCAAAAGTACGGTTTCCGGCATGGTGGATCGGCTGGTAGGACAGGGAGATGTCATCCGGGAGATTGCACCGGGAGACCGTAGAAGTGTAAAGATTTTTTTATCTCCTGATTTTGCACAACGCCACAATTTATTGGAAATCAAGCGACAGTTGATGACGGACTTGATTCGCAACGTCCCAGAGGAGGATTTAGAGCTGGTGACCAAGGGCCTGGAGAAAATCTGCCAGATTGTGCAGAAAGCAAAATCCGAATCAGAACCAGAATTGAAATGA
- a CDS encoding sensor histidine kinase yields MRNSFVKKTIVTVLIISLIPFAIFTAILINMVQSFEEERLEDSLNMIISEKMQTMKKDLQKVESEVNNLAQWAQETAHYPVDSAQLSADYQRNRQNVLEASGKETSTYLPSHIPLTEEIATEIIQTEAMVPAMASMVRQNGELAYVYTVTARGFMRVYPYLDNQIFAPDHDQRTDPFYTIANQPHNLNSANWTKPYYDYGGNGWIITCSQSYYRQDGTSGGVVCADVILDKLVQSIVDFRIGDSGFAFIIDENGGVVYHPYMEAIKGNMGDTFQINYAENYQESPVRKQLLKAMQADKSGLVSFNAEGRKKAVVFERLDTIDWIVGIEIDKEEYSVGREYLTVGVWAVLFILLILVSILGSLLSRRIIAPILKLTENVKKMDQGNLVPLPVDTSDEVGMLASAFNSMGQKLGQYTGELIYSKNQLESVFNSIDDTMMILDGDYGIKKINKGRLEEGGLACCYQILRGQEEPCRNCPVGDTARLLNKHKSEVACGGDIFEVASYPVLDEEGKLKEIVVFEKSVTGEKLMEKELFQSEKMAVIGQMVAGVTHELKTPLAVIKGASFLLKGGADGKEWEEIMGEMDANLARAEKIVYNMLDFSKSSWGESRLHDSRKLLDQLYMLVRQECVRKGISVQLNTGEEPVNVFGNSDSLKNIFLNIMTNALEAMEEGGKLTIQANYTQEGNVCVYFRNTGTQILEENLGKIFEPFFTTKEKGTGLGLWLVYKEVIRSRGSIKVTNQPDGVEVRILLPGGPEENNVEGDVRV; encoded by the coding sequence ATGAGAAATTCCTTTGTAAAAAAGACTATTGTCACGGTGCTGATTATCAGCCTTATTCCTTTTGCCATCTTTACCGCTATTTTAATCAATATGGTGCAGTCTTTTGAAGAGGAACGCTTAGAAGACAGCCTGAATATGATTATTTCAGAAAAGATGCAGACCATGAAAAAAGACCTGCAGAAGGTGGAAAGCGAAGTGAACAATCTGGCCCAGTGGGCCCAGGAGACGGCTCACTATCCGGTGGATTCTGCCCAGCTTTCGGCTGACTACCAGCGAAACAGACAAAATGTGCTGGAAGCTTCCGGGAAAGAGACGAGCACCTATCTCCCCAGTCATATTCCTTTGACAGAGGAAATCGCTACAGAGATTATCCAGACCGAAGCCATGGTTCCAGCCATGGCCAGCATGGTTCGGCAAAACGGAGAGCTGGCGTATGTGTATACGGTCACCGCTAGAGGCTTTATGCGGGTATACCCATATCTGGACAACCAGATTTTTGCCCCAGACCACGATCAGCGAACGGATCCCTTTTACACCATCGCTAATCAGCCTCACAATTTGAACAGTGCGAACTGGACCAAGCCATATTACGACTACGGCGGAAACGGCTGGATTATCACCTGCTCCCAGTCTTATTACCGGCAGGATGGCACCTCGGGAGGTGTAGTCTGTGCTGATGTGATTCTGGACAAGCTGGTGCAGTCCATTGTGGACTTCCGCATTGGAGACAGCGGATTCGCCTTTATTATCGATGAAAACGGCGGAGTCGTGTATCATCCCTATATGGAAGCAATCAAAGGGAACATGGGTGACACCTTTCAGATTAATTATGCTGAAAATTATCAGGAAAGTCCGGTGCGGAAGCAGCTTTTAAAGGCCATGCAGGCCGATAAGTCTGGTTTGGTCAGCTTCAATGCCGAAGGTCGCAAAAAGGCGGTGGTCTTTGAGCGGCTGGACACCATCGACTGGATTGTGGGCATTGAAATCGACAAGGAAGAATATTCGGTAGGCCGGGAATACCTGACGGTAGGAGTCTGGGCTGTCTTATTTATTCTGCTGATTCTGGTCAGCATTTTGGGGTCTTTACTGTCCAGGCGAATTATCGCCCCCATTCTCAAGCTCACAGAAAATGTAAAGAAAATGGATCAGGGCAATTTGGTGCCGCTGCCGGTGGACACCTCAGATGAGGTGGGGATGCTAGCCTCTGCTTTTAACAGTATGGGGCAGAAGCTGGGGCAGTACACGGGAGAATTGATTTACAGTAAGAATCAACTGGAATCGGTGTTTAACAGTATCGATGATACGATGATGATTTTAGATGGAGATTATGGCATTAAGAAGATTAATAAGGGCCGACTGGAGGAGGGGGGCCTGGCATGCTGCTATCAAATCCTTCGAGGGCAGGAGGAGCCTTGCCGAAACTGTCCTGTGGGTGACACGGCGAGATTGCTGAATAAGCATAAATCGGAGGTGGCCTGCGGCGGAGATATTTTTGAGGTGGCCAGTTATCCCGTGTTGGATGAAGAAGGCAAGTTAAAGGAAATCGTGGTTTTTGAAAAGAGCGTTACGGGAGAGAAGCTCATGGAAAAAGAGCTGTTTCAATCGGAGAAGATGGCCGTTATCGGTCAGATGGTAGCCGGTGTAACCCACGAGTTAAAAACACCTCTTGCTGTAATCAAGGGGGCTTCCTTTCTATTGAAAGGCGGTGCTGATGGCAAGGAATGGGAGGAAATCATGGGAGAGATGGATGCCAATCTTGCCAGGGCAGAAAAAATTGTCTACAACATGCTGGATTTCTCCAAATCCTCCTGGGGAGAAAGCCGATTACATGACAGTCGAAAGTTGCTGGACCAGTTGTATATGCTGGTGCGGCAGGAATGTGTACGAAAAGGTATCAGTGTTCAGCTGAACACGGGAGAAGAACCAGTCAATGTGTTCGGCAACAGTGATTCTCTTAAGAACATCTTTTTAAATATTATGACCAACGCCCTGGAGGCCATGGAAGAGGGGGGCAAATTGACCATTCAGGCCAATTATACCCAAGAAGGAAATGTCTGTGTATACTTCCGCAATACCGGTACACAAATCTTGGAAGAAAACTTAGGGAAGATTTTTGAGCCATTTTTCACCACAAAAGAAAAAGGTACGGGCTTGGGACTGTGGCTGGTTTATAAAGAAGTGATTCGAAGCCGGGGAAGTATTAAGGTCACAAATCAACCGGATGGAGTAGAGGTGAGAATCTTGTTGCCTGGTGGGCCGGAAGAAAACAATGTGGAGGGAGACGTCCGTGTATAG